A genomic window from Salmo salar chromosome ssa23, Ssal_v3.1, whole genome shotgun sequence includes:
- the LOC106584671 gene encoding zona pellucida sperm-binding protein 3, with translation MGLKQVLIKLLAVVAAFVCFWDAVSSTPWAHAALKPRAFQKSAVLQPRGFQNQRSAVLQPRKQDSVFQSKQVFETPLTWTFPHDSVLEAKPEVKNFELKQPVPANTVGVKCGENLVQVEVKQDLFGNGQLIQPAHLTLGGCAAAGEDVEAQRLIFESELQGCGSKLEMIEDAFIYTFHLLYKPSNIGDTPIVRTTEAVVGIECHYKRKLNVSSNALKPTWTLFADSKLVEEQLYFTLKLMTDDWWIERPSSQYFLGDLICMEASVLQYHHVPLRVFVESCVATLVPDINSKPSYSFIENDGCLVDAALTGSRSQFLPRSQDHKLQIQLETFIFKQQYAGPGSKSKTSHEKMDLIYITCHLKAIAASSPTYAEGKACSFVNGWRSVDGDDQVCGCCDATCTMRRARAISIDADVQWEADAVLGPISIQ, from the exons ATGGGATTAAAGCAGGTGCTAATTAAGCTTTTGGCAGTGGTTGCTGCATTTGTTTGTTTCTGGGATGCTGTGTCATCAACTCCTTGGGCTCATGCAGCTCTGAAGCCCAGGGCCTTCCAAAAGTCTGCAGTGCTGCAACCCAGGGGCTTCCAGAACCAGAGATCTGCAGTGCTGCAACCCAGGAAGCAGGATTCAGTGTTCCAGTCAAAGCAAGTCTTCGAAACCCCGCTGACCTGGACGTTTCCTCATGATTCAGTGCTAGAGGCCAAGCCTGAAGTGAAGAATTTTGAGCTGAAGCAGCCTGTCCCTGCCAACACAGTGGGGGTCAAATGCGGGGAGAATCTGGTCCAGGTGGAGGTCAAGCAGGATCTGTTTGGAAACGGCCAACTCATCCAGCCAGCGCATCTCACCCTGGGGGGCTGTGCTGCAGCTGGGGAGGATGTCGAAGCCCAGAGGCTGATCTTTGAGTCTGAGCTGCAGGGATGCGGCAGCAAACTGGAG ATGATAGAGGATGCCTTCATCTATACCTTCCACTTGCTCTACAAACCAAGCAATATTGGTGACACACCTATTGTAAGGACCACTGAGGCTGTTGTAGGCATTGAGTGCCACTACAAGAG GAAACTCAATGTGAGCAGCAATGCCTTGAAGCCTACCTGGACCCTCTTTGCGGACTCTAAATTAGTTGAGGAGCAACTCTACTTTACTCTCAAGCTAATGACTG ACGACTGGTGGATTGAGAGGCCCTCCAGTCAGTACTTCCTAGGTGACCTGATTTGCATGGAAGCCTCTGTCCTGCAGTACCACCATGTGCCTCTGCGGGTCTTTGTGGAAAGCTGTGTTGCCACTCTGGTGCCTGACATTAACTCTAAGCCCAGTTACTCCTTCATTGAGAATGACGG GTGTCTAGTTGATGCTGCGCTGACAGGCTCTCGTTCCCAGTTCCTGCCTCGCTCACAGGACCACAAGCTTCAGATCCAGCTGGAGACCTTCATATTCAAACAGCAGTATGCTGGTCCTGGAAGCAAAAGCAAAACTAGCCATGAAAAAATGGACCTGATCTACATAACCTGCCACCTGAAGGCCATTGCAGCTTCCTCCCCAACTTATGCTGAGGGCAAGGCCTGTTCCTTTGTCAATGG GTGGAGGTCTGTAGACGGGGATGACCAGGTGTGTGGTTGCTGTGACGCCACCTGTACCATGAGAAGGGCCAGAGCTATTTCCATCGACGCTG ATGTGCAGTGGGAAGCCGACGCTGTCCTGGGCCCCATATCCATCCAGTAG